A region from the Pseudomonas promysalinigenes genome encodes:
- a CDS encoding nuclear transport factor 2 family protein, protein MSDANCAVITRFYQAFQRLDAEAMVACYSDDIVFSDPVFGTLRGRDAGDMWRMLTSRAKDFSLTFDQVRADLHSGCAHWVATYLFSQTGRTVVNDIQARFVIRDGQICQHDDSFDLWRWSRQALGAPGLLLGWSPMLQNKVRQQACNGLRAFQRSQGSATA, encoded by the coding sequence ATGAGCGATGCCAACTGTGCTGTGATCACCCGCTTCTACCAGGCTTTTCAGCGTTTGGACGCAGAAGCCATGGTGGCTTGCTACAGCGACGATATCGTGTTCAGCGACCCGGTGTTCGGTACCCTGCGCGGCCGCGATGCTGGTGATATGTGGCGCATGCTGACCAGCCGAGCCAAGGACTTTTCGCTAACCTTCGACCAAGTGCGGGCCGACCTGCACAGCGGGTGCGCCCATTGGGTTGCCACCTACCTGTTCAGCCAGACTGGCCGCACCGTGGTCAATGATATTCAGGCGCGTTTCGTCATTCGCGACGGGCAAATCTGCCAGCATGATGACAGCTTCGACTTGTGGCGCTGGTCACGCCAGGCCTTGGGCGCACCTGGGCTGCTGCTGGGCTGGTCGCCGATGCTGCAGAACAAGGTGCGCCAGCAGGCGTGCAACGGTTTGCGAGCGTTCCAGCGCAGTCAAGGCAGCGCCACCGCCTGA
- a CDS encoding CynX/NimT family MFS transporter, whose protein sequence is MTDPTTREAPTRATDLEELLIDAEADDEQVQQQPPALHRPWLLLLGLVLVALNLRPALSSMAPVLNQVTAGLGLSASAAGLLTTLPVLCLGLFAPLAPALARRLGSERVILGILFTLALAILVRSAMGVAGVFIGSLMAGASIGIIGVLLPGIVKRDFPQHAGTLTGVYTMALCLGAAMAAGATVPLTQHFGDSWALGLGFWMIPALLAMLVWLPQARQGHGLHKVSYRVRGLWRDRLAWQVTLYMGLQSSLAYIVFGWLPSILIGRGLSPTEAGLVLSGSVIVQLVSSLSAPWLATRGKDQRLAIVIVMLVTLAGLFGCLYAPISGLWGWAVMLGLGQGGTFALALTLIVLRSRDAHVAANLSSMAQGVGYTVASMGPFAVGLVHDLTGGWAAVGWIFAVLGVGAIVFGLGAGRALHVQVTCEQR, encoded by the coding sequence ATGACTGATCCAACGACCCGAGAGGCGCCCACCCGCGCTACAGACCTGGAAGAACTGCTGATCGACGCCGAGGCCGATGACGAGCAGGTGCAGCAACAGCCCCCAGCCTTGCACCGCCCATGGCTGTTGCTGCTTGGGCTGGTGCTGGTGGCGTTGAACCTGCGCCCGGCATTGTCGAGCATGGCGCCAGTGCTGAACCAGGTCACGGCAGGCCTTGGCCTGAGTGCCTCCGCAGCCGGCTTGCTGACCACGCTGCCGGTCCTGTGCCTGGGGCTGTTCGCACCCCTGGCGCCGGCACTTGCACGGCGCCTGGGGAGCGAACGGGTGATCCTTGGCATTTTGTTCACGCTGGCATTGGCTATCCTGGTGCGTAGCGCCATGGGGGTAGCCGGTGTATTCATCGGTAGCCTGATGGCCGGGGCCAGCATCGGCATCATCGGCGTGCTCTTGCCAGGGATCGTCAAGCGTGACTTCCCGCAGCACGCCGGTACCCTGACTGGCGTATACACCATGGCGCTGTGCCTGGGCGCAGCCATGGCGGCGGGGGCGACGGTGCCGTTGACCCAGCATTTCGGTGATAGCTGGGCCCTCGGCCTGGGCTTCTGGATGATTCCGGCGCTGTTGGCCATGCTTGTTTGGTTGCCACAAGCGCGGCAGGGCCATGGCCTGCACAAGGTCAGTTACCGGGTGCGCGGGCTATGGCGTGACCGGCTGGCTTGGCAGGTGACCCTCTATATGGGCCTGCAGTCGTCGCTCGCGTATATCGTCTTCGGCTGGTTACCATCGATCCTCATCGGCCGTGGCTTGAGCCCGACTGAAGCCGGCCTGGTGCTGTCTGGGTCAGTCATCGTGCAACTGGTCAGCTCGCTGAGCGCACCTTGGTTGGCCACGCGGGGGAAGGATCAGCGCCTGGCAATCGTGATCGTGATGCTGGTCACGCTGGCGGGGCTGTTCGGTTGCCTGTATGCACCGATCAGTGGGCTGTGGGGCTGGGCGGTGATGCTGGGGCTGGGCCAGGGCGGTACCTTCGCCTTGGCGTTGACGCTGATCGTACTGCGCTCCAGGGATGCCCACGTGGCGGCCAACCTCTCCAGTATGGCGCAGGGCGTGGGGTACACTGTGGCGTCCATGGGGCCGTTCGCGGTTGGCCTGGTGCATGACCTGACCGGTGGCTGGGCGGCAGTGGGCTGGATCTTCGCCGTGCTTGGCGTTGGGGCGATAGTCTTTGGGCTGGGGGCAGGGCGAGCCTTGCATGTACAGGTGACGTGCGAGCAGCGCTGA
- a CDS encoding FadR/GntR family transcriptional regulator yields MSHELAKRSLVELAVERMRERILQGHWQVGQRLPTEPVLALEMGISRNTVREAMRVLAFSGLVEVRQGDGSYLRTCQDPLQAVQAMSRCTFEQARETRHILEVEAIGLAALRRTDEDLRALRAALAGSAEHFHGDIDAYVSCDLVFHQRLIDAAHNPALSELYRYFSGVVAAALQHNMATVPRCQATFDLHGQILDAIEQRDPERAKALSRTLIES; encoded by the coding sequence ATGAGTCACGAATTGGCAAAGCGCTCGCTGGTCGAACTGGCTGTAGAGCGCATGCGCGAACGCATCCTGCAAGGCCACTGGCAAGTCGGCCAGCGCCTGCCCACCGAGCCGGTGTTGGCGCTGGAAATGGGCATCAGCCGCAACACTGTACGCGAGGCCATGCGGGTCTTGGCATTCAGTGGGTTGGTCGAAGTGCGCCAAGGTGATGGCAGCTACCTGCGCACCTGCCAGGATCCGTTGCAAGCGGTGCAGGCCATGTCGCGTTGCACCTTTGAACAGGCTCGCGAGACACGACACATTCTGGAGGTTGAGGCCATCGGCCTGGCGGCGTTACGCCGCACTGACGAAGACCTGCGTGCATTACGCGCGGCGCTGGCGGGTAGTGCCGAACACTTTCACGGCGATATCGACGCCTATGTCAGCTGCGACCTGGTGTTTCATCAGCGCTTGATCGACGCCGCGCACAATCCCGCCCTGAGCGAGCTGTACCGCTACTTTTCAGGTGTGGTGGCCGCTGCGCTGCAACACAACATGGCGACCGTGCCGCGCTGTCAGGCGACCTTCGACCTGCACGGGCAGATCCTCGACGCCATCGAACAACGCGATCCGGAGCGGGCCAAGGCCCTCAGCCGGACCCTTATCGAATCTTGA
- the hisC gene encoding histidinol-phosphate transaminase, translating to MSRFWSPFVKALVPYVPGEQPKMARLVKLNTNENPYGPSPKALEAMRGELNDNLRLYPDPNSDLLKQAVAGYYGVTPAQVFVGNGSDEVLAHIFHGLFQHDRGPLLFPDISYSFYPVYCGLYGIGFEQVALDEQFQIRIADYAKPNAGIIFPNPNAPTGCLLPLQAIEQLLQANRESVVVVDEAYIDFGGETAISLVDRYDNLLVTQTLSKSRSLAGLRVGLAVGHPDLIEALERIKNSFNSYPLDRMAIVGAAAAFEDQAYFEQTCRQVIESRESLVEQLLAKGFEVLPSAANFIFARHPQQDAAQLAARLREQGVIVRHFKQARIAQFLRITIGTPEMNQALLDALN from the coding sequence ATGAGTCGATTCTGGAGCCCCTTCGTCAAGGCACTGGTCCCTTACGTACCCGGCGAGCAGCCCAAGATGGCCCGCCTGGTGAAGCTGAACACCAACGAAAACCCTTATGGCCCATCGCCCAAGGCGCTGGAAGCCATGCGCGGGGAATTGAACGATAACCTGCGCCTGTACCCGGACCCGAACAGCGACCTGCTCAAGCAGGCGGTTGCCGGCTACTATGGCGTCACCCCGGCCCAAGTGTTTGTCGGTAACGGCTCGGACGAGGTGCTGGCGCACATTTTCCACGGCCTGTTCCAGCACGACCGCGGCCCGCTGCTGTTCCCGGACATCAGCTACAGCTTCTATCCGGTTTACTGCGGCCTGTACGGCATCGGCTTCGAGCAAGTGGCACTGGATGAGCAATTCCAGATCCGCATCGCCGACTATGCCAAGCCCAACGCCGGGATCATCTTCCCCAACCCTAACGCACCCACTGGCTGCCTGCTGCCGTTGCAGGCGATCGAGCAGTTGTTGCAGGCCAATCGCGAGTCGGTGGTGGTGGTTGATGAGGCCTACATTGACTTCGGTGGCGAAACCGCCATCAGCCTGGTGGACCGTTACGATAACTTGCTGGTCACCCAAACCCTCTCCAAGTCACGTTCCTTGGCCGGGCTGCGGGTTGGGCTGGCGGTGGGGCATCCAGATTTGATCGAGGCACTGGAGCGGATCAAGAACAGCTTCAACTCTTACCCATTGGACCGGATGGCGATCGTCGGCGCAGCCGCAGCATTCGAAGATCAGGCTTACTTCGAGCAAACCTGCCGCCAGGTGATCGAGAGCCGTGAATCGTTGGTCGAGCAGTTGCTGGCCAAAGGCTTTGAAGTGCTGCCATCGGCGGCCAACTTCATTTTTGCCCGCCATCCGCAACAGGATGCTGCGCAGCTGGCCGCTCGCCTGCGTGAGCAGGGTGTGATCGTGCGTCACTTCAAGCAAGCGCGCATTGCTCAGTTCCTGCGCATCACCATTGGCACACCTGAGATGAATCAGGCACTGCTTGATGCTCTGAACTGA
- the hisD gene encoding histidinol dehydrogenase: MTVSTAIARLNAADPDFARHLDHLLSWESVSDDAVNQRVLDIIKAVRERGDAALVEFTQRFDGVDANSIDDLILGRERLELALTRITDAQREALEKAATRVRLYHERQKQDSWQYTEADGTVLGQKVTPLDRAGLYVPGGKASYPSSVLMNAIPAKVAGVGEVVMVVPTPRGEVNELVLAAACIAGVDRVFTVGGAQAVAALAYGTESVPQVDKIVGPGNIYVATAKRHVFGQVGIDMIAGPSEILVVCDGQTDPDWIAMDLFSQAEHDEDAQAILVSPDAAFLDRVAASIDKLLPTMERAEIIEKSVNGRGALIQVRDMQQAIEVANRIAPEHLELSVADPQAWLPQIRHAGAIFMGRHTSEALGDYCAGPNHVLPTSGTARFSSPLGVYDFQKRSSIIFCSEQGASELGHTASVLARGESLTAHARSAEYRILTQGKGN, translated from the coding sequence ATGACCGTGTCCACTGCAATTGCCCGTCTCAACGCTGCTGACCCGGATTTCGCCCGACATCTGGATCATCTGCTGAGCTGGGAAAGTGTGTCCGATGACGCGGTCAACCAGCGCGTGCTCGACATCATCAAGGCCGTGCGTGAACGTGGTGACGCCGCGCTGGTGGAGTTCACCCAGCGTTTCGACGGTGTTGACGCCAATTCCATCGACGATCTGATCCTGGGCCGTGAGCGCCTGGAACTGGCCCTGACCCGCATCACTGACGCTCAGCGTGAAGCGCTGGAAAAAGCCGCTACTCGCGTGCGTCTTTACCACGAGCGGCAGAAACAGGACTCCTGGCAGTACACCGAAGCTGACGGTACCGTGCTGGGTCAGAAGGTCACACCGCTGGACCGTGCTGGCCTCTACGTGCCGGGCGGCAAGGCGTCTTACCCGTCATCGGTACTGATGAACGCCATTCCGGCCAAGGTCGCAGGCGTTGGTGAAGTGGTGATGGTGGTGCCCACCCCGCGCGGTGAGGTTAACGAACTGGTGCTGGCTGCCGCCTGCATTGCCGGGGTCGACCGGGTGTTCACCGTTGGTGGGGCACAGGCCGTCGCGGCGCTGGCCTACGGCACCGAAAGCGTGCCGCAGGTCGACAAGATCGTCGGCCCAGGCAACATCTACGTCGCCACTGCCAAGCGCCATGTGTTCGGCCAAGTTGGCATCGACATGATCGCTGGCCCTTCGGAAATCCTCGTGGTGTGCGACGGCCAGACCGACCCGGACTGGATCGCCATGGACCTGTTCTCCCAGGCCGAGCACGATGAGGACGCCCAGGCCATTCTGGTCAGCCCGGACGCAGCGTTCCTCGACCGCGTGGCCGCCAGCATCGATAAGCTGCTGCCGACCATGGAGCGCGCCGAGATCATCGAAAAATCGGTCAACGGCCGTGGCGCATTGATCCAGGTGCGTGACATGCAGCAAGCCATCGAGGTGGCCAACCGCATCGCCCCTGAGCACCTTGAGCTGTCGGTCGCTGACCCACAGGCCTGGTTGCCGCAGATCCGCCATGCCGGCGCGATCTTCATGGGCCGTCACACTAGCGAAGCGCTGGGCGATTACTGCGCCGGCCCCAACCACGTGTTGCCGACCTCCGGGACTGCGCGATTCTCGTCGCCGCTTGGGGTGTATGACTTCCAGAAGCGCTCGTCGATCATCTTCTGCTCCGAGCAAGGTGCATCCGAACTGGGCCACACCGCCTCGGTTCTGGCCCGTGGCGAGTCGCTGACCGCCCACGCCCGCAGCGCCGAATACCGTATCTTGACCCAAGGCAAGGGGAACTGA
- the hisG gene encoding ATP phosphoribosyltransferase has product MLTIALSKGRILDDTLPLLAEAGIVPTENPDKSRKLIIPTTQDDVRLLIVRATDVPTYVEHGAADLGVAGKDVLMEYGGQGLYEPLDLQIARCKLMTAGAVGAPEPKGRLRVATKFVNVAKRYYAEQGRQVDIIKLYGSMELAPLINLADKIIDVVDTGNTLRANGLEPQELIATISSRLVVNKASMKMQHARIQSLIDTLRQAVESRHRG; this is encoded by the coding sequence ATGTTGACCATCGCGCTTTCCAAAGGCCGTATCCTCGACGATACCCTGCCATTGCTGGCCGAGGCCGGTATCGTGCCGACCGAGAACCCGGACAAGAGCCGCAAGCTGATCATCCCCACCACTCAGGATGACGTGCGCCTGCTGATCGTACGTGCTACCGATGTGCCGACCTACGTCGAGCATGGCGCTGCCGATCTCGGTGTGGCTGGCAAAGACGTGCTGATGGAGTACGGCGGCCAAGGCCTGTACGAGCCGCTGGACCTGCAGATTGCCCGCTGCAAGCTCATGACCGCCGGTGCGGTCGGTGCGCCCGAACCCAAGGGGCGCCTGCGCGTTGCTACCAAGTTCGTCAACGTAGCCAAGCGTTACTACGCCGAGCAAGGTCGCCAGGTCGATATCATCAAGCTGTACGGCTCAATGGAGCTGGCACCGCTGATCAACCTGGCCGACAAGATCATCGACGTGGTAGATACCGGCAATACCTTGCGTGCCAATGGCCTGGAGCCCCAGGAACTGATCGCCACCATCAGTTCGCGCCTGGTGGTGAACAAGGCATCGATGAAGATGCAGCACGCCCGCATCCAGAGCCTGATCGACACGCTGCGCCAAGCGGTCGAATCGCGACACCGCGGCTAA